In Hymenobacter gelipurpurascens, one DNA window encodes the following:
- a CDS encoding adenylate/guanylate cyclase domain-containing protein, with product MKTKILVVDDEADLELLIKQKFRRKIREGIYEFKFSHNGQEALDCLAEFPDQDIVLSDIKMPVMDGLTLLAKLRDVNPVLKAVMVSAYSDMANIRMAMNRGAFDFVCKPVDFNDLELTIEKTAAHVRQLRETLKAVQENNILRMYVDDTVINFMARPGFENKLLVSETIDATVIFIDICGFMELADTLPADALVGLLNSYLDQMVHEVITQSGYVDKFMGDTVMAVFRGDYHLDRAIDAALSIRNLLQTTCNTALNGLEYLPKVSIGVSTGEMVSGNIGSASLKRLDYTVIGDIVNLGQRLQSVAQPGQILITEATYQRVKESFQCQPLKEMTLKHKVNPVMTYEVLS from the coding sequence ATGAAAACCAAGATTCTGGTTGTAGATGATGAGGCCGACTTAGAGCTGCTCATCAAGCAGAAGTTCCGGCGCAAAATCCGGGAAGGCATTTATGAGTTTAAGTTTTCCCACAACGGGCAGGAAGCCCTGGATTGTCTGGCGGAGTTTCCGGATCAGGACATTGTGCTCAGCGACATCAAGATGCCCGTGATGGATGGCCTGACGCTGCTGGCCAAGCTCCGCGATGTAAACCCAGTGCTAAAGGCCGTGATGGTGTCGGCGTATTCGGATATGGCCAACATTCGGATGGCCATGAACCGCGGGGCTTTTGACTTTGTGTGCAAACCCGTGGATTTCAACGACCTGGAGCTGACCATCGAGAAGACGGCAGCCCACGTGCGCCAGCTGCGCGAAACCCTGAAGGCCGTGCAGGAAAACAACATTCTGCGCATGTACGTCGATGATACTGTCATCAACTTCATGGCCCGGCCCGGCTTCGAGAACAAGCTGCTCGTGAGTGAAACCATCGATGCGACCGTGATTTTTATTGATATCTGCGGCTTTATGGAGCTGGCCGATACGCTGCCCGCCGATGCCCTCGTAGGCCTGCTCAATTCCTACCTGGATCAGATGGTGCACGAAGTCATCACGCAGAGCGGCTACGTGGATAAGTTTATGGGCGACACCGTGATGGCTGTATTCCGGGGCGACTACCACCTCGACCGTGCCATCGACGCCGCCCTTTCTATCCGGAATCTGCTCCAGACCACCTGCAACACGGCCCTCAATGGGTTGGAGTATCTGCCCAAGGTGAGCATTGGCGTAAGCACCGGCGAAATGGTGTCGGGCAACATCGGCTCGGCCTCTCTCAAGCGGCTGGATTACACCGTCATCGGCGACATCGTGAACCTAGGGCAGCGGTTGCAATCTGTAGCGCAGCCCGGCCAGATTCTTATCACCGAAGCCACGTACCAGCGCGTGAAAGAGTCGTTTCAGTGCCAGCCGCTCAAGGAAATGACGCTCAAGCACAAGGTAAACCCCGTCATGACCTACGAAGTCCTGTCCTAG
- a CDS encoding response regulator: MIRILVVDDELDVKLLFEQRFRREIRDGVFAFAFAFSGEDALVYLRQEHHYSEVILILSDINMPGMSGLELLRYIKQDHPNPPPQVMMITAYGDADNFGKAMQLGADDFLTKPLDFAALRQKLLPLNET; encoded by the coding sequence ATGATTAGGATTCTGGTAGTAGATGATGAGCTAGATGTGAAGCTGCTGTTTGAGCAGCGCTTCCGCCGCGAAATCCGCGACGGAGTATTTGCATTTGCCTTCGCCTTTTCCGGCGAGGATGCGTTAGTATATCTACGGCAGGAGCACCACTACTCGGAGGTCATCCTGATACTGTCCGACATCAATATGCCCGGCATGAGTGGCCTAGAGCTGCTCCGGTATATCAAGCAGGACCACCCCAACCCGCCTCCCCAGGTGATGATGATTACGGCCTACGGCGACGCCGACAACTTCGGGAAAGCTATGCAGCTGGGCGCCGATGATTTCCTGACCAAGCCACTCGATTTCGCCGCGCTCCGGCAGAAACTGCTTCCGCTAAACGAAACCTGA
- a CDS encoding sensor histidine kinase — MKARILLLLALFAQIAFAQADQIPAIVFREMPPAGLMLSRGWKYHPGDNLAWARPETNDQGWQPINPTLSRHELPQLEQAGQGWLRLRFQVGPVLRRKAVVLRVFQFAASEIYFNGQLVRRYGTLSPDPAQVQPYWPDGEPIELTFRPEAEQVLAVRFSQWPQFIRFSDFFVPLFFQAHLDGLQQVMHQDEREATFKTSDMLLFGLFLLLSCLHMAFFIYNPAQRANLYFTLYTLAVAVSFCCTGFLDEVHQLDVRLTLDILSYVCLQTGGVLAVHALYSLFAVERGAVYYGLWAVNIVSLFLLTFSFGLTWYPTVAFMVLVSAEQLRLTLAAIRQSRRSAGIIAAGFAMALVLLVVFGFLARYNDQLLQTEVLSVPVHTLLTFPAFLSPVLAISLFLARQFALDSRLLKIKLNQVRMLSEQTMAQQREKQVLLAQQNETLERQVQQRTSALQRTLYHLQTTQDQLVQSEKMASLGELTAGIAHEIQNPLNFVNNFADVAVELLQELKEGPLQTLPATEKEYADELVLELTQNLDKIHSHGHRADSIVKGMLEHSRSNTGERQPTNLNALCDEYLRLAYHGLRAKDPSFNATLTTDFDSNLGLIEVVPQDMGRVLLNLFNNAFYAVQKRKQEERKKDYQPEVKVQTRRTEQEVHIVVHDNGTGIPAAVVDKIYQPFFTTKPSGEGTGLGLSLSYDIVTKIHHGTLRVESREGQCTEFTVCLPVGQMPPVPAQPAAL, encoded by the coding sequence ATGAAAGCCCGGATTCTGCTGCTATTGGCCCTTTTTGCGCAGATAGCTTTTGCGCAGGCTGACCAGATTCCGGCTATTGTTTTCAGGGAGATGCCGCCTGCGGGCCTAATGCTTTCCCGAGGCTGGAAATACCACCCCGGCGACAACCTGGCCTGGGCCCGCCCCGAAACCAACGACCAGGGTTGGCAGCCCATCAACCCCACGCTTAGCCGGCACGAGCTGCCGCAGCTGGAGCAGGCCGGGCAGGGCTGGTTGCGGCTCCGCTTTCAGGTAGGGCCAGTCTTGCGCCGCAAGGCCGTGGTGCTGCGGGTATTTCAGTTCGCGGCCTCCGAGATTTATTTCAACGGCCAGCTGGTGCGCCGCTACGGCACCCTGAGCCCCGACCCAGCCCAGGTGCAGCCGTACTGGCCCGATGGTGAGCCCATTGAGCTGACGTTTCGGCCGGAGGCAGAGCAGGTGCTGGCCGTGCGCTTTTCGCAGTGGCCACAGTTCATCCGCTTCAGCGACTTTTTCGTGCCCCTCTTCTTTCAGGCCCACCTCGATGGCCTACAGCAGGTAATGCACCAGGATGAGCGGGAGGCCACCTTCAAGACGTCCGATATGCTGCTATTCGGGCTCTTTTTGCTGCTTAGCTGCCTGCATATGGCCTTCTTTATCTATAACCCCGCCCAACGCGCCAACCTGTATTTCACGCTTTACACGCTGGCCGTTGCCGTGAGCTTTTGCTGCACCGGCTTCCTGGATGAAGTGCACCAGCTGGATGTGCGCCTGACGCTGGATATCCTCTCGTATGTGTGCCTGCAAACGGGCGGCGTGCTGGCCGTGCATGCTCTGTATAGCTTGTTTGCGGTGGAGCGGGGCGCCGTGTACTACGGTTTGTGGGCAGTGAATATAGTGAGCTTATTCCTCCTGACCTTCAGCTTTGGGCTGACCTGGTACCCGACGGTGGCCTTTATGGTGCTGGTATCGGCAGAGCAACTGCGCCTCACGCTGGCTGCTATTCGTCAGTCTAGGCGGTCGGCGGGCATTATTGCGGCGGGCTTTGCCATGGCGCTGGTGCTGCTGGTGGTGTTTGGCTTCTTGGCCCGCTACAACGACCAACTGCTGCAAACCGAGGTGCTGTCGGTGCCGGTACATACGCTGCTTACATTTCCGGCTTTTCTGAGCCCGGTGCTGGCTATTTCGCTGTTTCTGGCGCGGCAGTTTGCCTTGGATAGTCGTCTGCTGAAAATCAAGCTGAATCAGGTGCGCATGCTCTCGGAGCAGACCATGGCCCAGCAGCGCGAAAAGCAGGTGTTGCTGGCCCAGCAGAATGAAACCCTGGAACGGCAGGTGCAGCAGCGTACCTCTGCGCTGCAACGCACGCTCTATCACCTGCAAACCACCCAGGACCAGCTCGTGCAGAGCGAGAAAATGGCCTCGCTGGGGGAGCTTACGGCCGGCATCGCCCACGAAATTCAGAACCCTCTCAACTTCGTCAACAACTTCGCGGATGTAGCCGTGGAGCTGCTGCAGGAGCTGAAGGAAGGGCCGCTGCAAACGCTGCCCGCCACCGAAAAGGAGTACGCTGATGAGCTGGTGCTGGAGCTGACCCAGAATCTGGATAAGATACATTCCCACGGCCACCGCGCCGACTCTATTGTGAAGGGTATGCTGGAGCACAGCCGCTCCAATACTGGCGAGCGGCAGCCCACCAACCTCAATGCCCTCTGCGACGAGTACCTGCGCCTGGCCTACCACGGCCTGCGCGCCAAAGATCCTAGCTTCAACGCCACCCTCACCACCGACTTTGATAGTAATCTGGGCCTGATAGAGGTGGTGCCGCAGGATATGGGCCGGGTGCTGCTGAACCTGTTCAACAACGCTTTTTATGCCGTGCAGAAGCGCAAGCAGGAGGAAAGAAAAAAGGACTACCAGCCGGAGGTAAAAGTGCAAACCCGGCGTACGGAGCAGGAAGTGCACATTGTGGTGCACGACAATGGCACCGGCATTCCGGCGGCCGTGGTCGATAAAATCTACCAGCCCTTCTTCACCACCAAGCCTTCCGGCGAAGGCACTGGCCTAGGCCTGTCTCTGAGCTATGATATCGTGACAAAAATTCATCACGGCACGTTGCGCGTAGAGTCGCGGGAGGGGCAATGCACGGAGTTTACCGTGTGCCTGCCCGTAGGCCAGATGCCGCCAGTGCCCGCCCAACCCGCTGCGCTATGA